In one window of Synechococcus sp. M16CYN DNA:
- a CDS encoding glutathione S-transferase family protein produces MLELYQFRHSAFCLKVRMVLQAKGLSYRIVEVTPGVGQLAVFRMSGQRQVPMLVDGDAVLADSSAIVRHLERQEPNPILIPVDTRQAAQVHLIEDWADTTLATVCRSALVQAVAVDATLRVALLPGDVPDPIRTMMGAFPGKWISDVAELVNQNERIDLLASLEQLASLVQKSPWLVGETMSLADLSVAAQLSLLCFPSSAGTVLAGKGVPGLRDHPKLQPLFQWRDQLELKLMERTLEEV; encoded by the coding sequence GTTCGGATGGTACTTCAAGCGAAAGGGCTGAGCTATCGAATTGTCGAAGTTACACCGGGAGTAGGTCAGTTGGCTGTATTTCGAATGTCGGGCCAGCGCCAAGTTCCCATGTTGGTAGATGGTGATGCCGTGCTGGCCGACTCTTCGGCAATCGTCCGGCATCTTGAACGACAAGAGCCAAATCCGATCCTTATCCCTGTGGATACGCGCCAGGCTGCTCAGGTGCATTTGATTGAGGACTGGGCTGATACCACCTTAGCGACAGTATGTCGTTCTGCTCTAGTTCAAGCAGTGGCCGTAGACGCTACATTGCGTGTCGCACTACTACCCGGCGATGTGCCAGATCCTATACGCACCATGATGGGTGCTTTTCCCGGTAAATGGATCAGCGATGTTGCTGAATTGGTAAATCAAAATGAACGAATTGATCTGCTAGCTAGCTTGGAGCAGTTAGCATCTTTAGTACAAAAGAGCCCATGGTTAGTGGGAGAAACCATGTCGCTTGCAGATTTGTCAGTTGCTGCACAACTTTCGCTACTTTGTTTTCCGTCTTCTGCGGGCACTGTCTTGGCTGGAAAAGGTGTGCCTGGTTTAAGGGATCATCCCAAACTTCAACCTCTCTTTCAATGGCGGGATCAACTTGAGCTTAAGTTGATGGAGCGGACATTGGAAGAGGTGTGA